The Diospyros lotus cultivar Yz01 chromosome 11, ASM1463336v1, whole genome shotgun sequence region CTTTGGAGATAAAGATGCACTAAGCTTGAAATGAGGAGCTAACAGAATACTCAtaagttttgatttttcattcatGCCAAAACATTGTAATacttttttttagatatattttttgagTCAAACAAAGCTTTCCTCTTTTCCTATATCTAATTATCTCCATGTTGAGAATCTTCTTGGCTTCACCCAAATCTTTCATTTCGAACTCCTGATTCAactgagttttcaatttttcaatttcttcactATTCTTTGAagctatcaaaatatcatcaatatacatgagaaaatagattaaaaaaatccaTCTTATAGCTTGCGTAAATACACACAGTGATCATATTTACTTTTTGTGTACCTCTACATCAACATAAACTTGTCAAATGACTTTTACCACTAGCCTCAGAGATTGCTTCAATCCGTACAATGATTTATTTAGTTTGCAAACCGAATTTTCTTTTGCCAGCAACCCTGAATCCTTCTAGTTGAGTCATAGATTTCTGCTTCCAAATCATTGTGTAAAAACGTAGTTTTCATATCCATCTGAACTAGTTCTAAATTCAATTGCGCTACCAAGACCAACAAAATTCTAATGGAGGAATGTTTCACAATTGgagaaaaaatatcactataatCAATTCCCTTCGTCTGAGAGTAGTCTTTAGCTACCAATCTTGCCTTGTAACGGACATTATTCTTGTcaataaattctttatttttgtgcATATACCCATTTTCATCCAATTGTCTTCTTTCCCTTTGGTAAGCTAACTAGCCTCCATGTCTCATTCTTCTGAAGGGActgcatttcttcattcattgcTTTCCTCCACTTTTTATTTTCTGAACTTTGGACAACTTCATTATAAGTTGCAAGAATGTCATCATTTATAATTGGAAATGCATATGCCACCATATCAACAAAATGAGCAAGTTTTCGAATCTCCCGTCTAGCCTTCCTATTACTATGGAGATTCTTGGGTCGGAACCTCTCATTCATCTGACGACTCTTCTACCACAAGAATGTCTCTATCTGATTCATCATTTACTATCTGGGTCAATGATTCTTCTATCAAACTCCACCTGTTTTGGAGTATTCTCCACCTATTGTGGAGCATTATCAATCTGTTATACAACTTCATTTGTTACCTTATTCAACATGACAGATTCATCAAAGATAACATCCCTACTAAAGATTATCTTATTCGATTCTAGACACCAAAGCTTGTATCCCTTTACTTCAGAAGTGATTCTCATGAACAATGCTTTCTTTACTCTTGGatccaacttggattccttTACATAGTAATAtgtgttagtgttgtgtgtctttatgctagatttggatgacatctagtggGCTTATTTTATGCattcattgtatttttgtataaatatataaaatacaagaTTTTTTTCACGCATGTTTTCTCCAATcaaattatatgaatgagtccctagatcttttgtgtgagaatcttattctcaaagtGTTAAGATTGTGTGATAGAATTCTCTGGTAACAAGACTTCTTAAattattcctagtccttagattctttggatgaaCACTCCGATTAattgagtatggactagcatagGGGTTTAGGGGCGGAGCCAAGTGAGGCCCAGTGGGGGCAGTTGCCAGCACTAGGccagacaaaaaaaataattttatttttaataaaggcCCAAGAGAGCCAAGCAGCCCAAGCCCACTTGTGACCCCATTAGGGCTCCAGCCTCCCATTGTCCCACCCACTTCCACTCTCCCAACTTTCTTTctattcttctccttcttgttacagtctctctctctctctctctctctctctcttccaagtGCGTAAATCACAGATTTGTTGAAATCTAGCCATTCAATCTTAGATTCGACCGTATTTTCACCGTGAAAGCAACCCCGATCTACAAGAAGGTAAGATTTTTAGTTTCATCTGTCCTATTTTCCGTATAgattcatgatatatatatgtatttacgcATGGTTGGGTTAGGCCGaaagtttaaacttagatctatggagattcaCCCATTAGATCTTGCTAGTTTTggggtatgttggtcaatgggGGTAAGGTGTCGGGTGGTTGTCACTGATCGCCAAAAAACCACCGGCCGTGGTGGTCGATTCCGACAGACTATTTTTTcgttttgatgaaaaattaaaaatcagatctacgACAATCCAACCGTTAGATCTAGCccatttttagatatattaaccCCCTTGGCTTGGCGTTTCAAATGATAGCATTTGATCATGGAAATCACCAGCCGACAGTGGTCGCCACCTACCGCCAGTAGGGGCAGATGTGGCTGGTAtaggctattttttttttttatagaaaatattaatcattggttatttatgaaattcttgtttaatttttagGAAGATatgaaaagatattttaaaagaaagtcTCTATTTTCAATTGAAGAAAACAATGGGGTAAAGAAAATAAGTGTCGAGGTAGATGATAATCATGATAttcaagagaatgatgataCACAGAAAGCaagtattaaagaaaattctGAAGCAAAGAAAGTAAGTGTGGAGGAGGAAATtcatattgaagaaaatgaacaaatcaACAAAGGAAGTATTGAACAAATTGATATTGCACAGCTTCCTACGGATCCTAGGCTAAGAACTCCAATAATGGATTACAATGTTAATcttagagatcaaattagaaGAGTCTACTTACAAAGAGATCCGTGTTAACCTCGAAATCATGCATTTCCATGTAAAAAATTAAGACGATTCATTACGGCTTGGTTCAATGAATTTAGTGATTGGTTGGAATATAGTATAAGCAAAAATACTGCATTTTACTTatattgttatctttttaaaacaaataataggGGAACAATGAGGTGGTGATGCTTTTGTGAAAGAAGGGTtcagtaattttaaaaagaaagatagacTTCAAGTTCGTGTTAGAGATGCCAATAGTGCACACAATCAAGCTTGAAATAACTATGAAGCCTTAatgaatcaagagaaaaatattgagACAGTTTTTTTCAGGCAGTCAGAACAAACACGATGTGATTATTGAATTCGTTTGAATGCATCAATTAATTGTATTCAACTTCTTCTACGATAAGGACTAACCTTTCGTGGTCATGACGAGTctgaagattcaaataatcaaggtATCTTTCTTGAACTATTGCAATTTGTAGCCAATCATAATAAGGAGATTAAGGTTATTACTTTGAAAAATGctcctaaaaatctcaagttAATATCACCTAATGTTCAGAAGGATATTGTAAAAGCTATTGCTATTGAAACGATTGATCTTATCATAAAAGATGTTGGTGAtcattcttttcaattttaattgatGAATCTCGGGATATCTCAATAAAGGAATAGATGTCTACTGTTTTGCGTTATGTGAATAAAACGAGACATGTAGTTGAACGATTTATTAGGATTGAACATGTTTCCAATACTACTGCCCTATCACTTAAGGCTGttatagataaattattttctaaatttgggTTAAGTATATCTAGATTGCATGGGCAAGATTATGATGGGGCTAGCAACATGCAAGGTCAGTTTAATGGTCTCAAAGCACTTATTTTGAAAGAGAACCCGTGTGCTTTCTATGTTCATTGTTTTACTTATCAACTTCAATTGGCATTTGTAGCTGTAGCAAAGAAACATGTGCAAGTTACTTCGCTCTTTAATTTGGTTTCTAGAGTGGTGAGTATTGTTGGAGCGTCATCGAAATGTTGTGATCTTTTGCGAGAGAAACAAGAAGCCATAATTTTTGAAGCACCCCATAATGGTGATATTTCAAGTGGCTGGGATCTTAATCAACAAAGTACGATTACTCATTTTAGTGATACTCGTTGTGGATCGCATTATGGTACTTTGATTAGTTTGATTTCCATATTCTCGCCTATAGTTGATGTTCTTGAAATGATTGTTGATGATGGATCTACTGAACAAAAATGTGAGGTAGATGATTTATTAGACTCAATACAGTCATTTGAATTTGCCTTTAATTTACATCTCATGATAACCATCTTAGAGATTTCAAATGAATTGTCTAAGGcattacaaagaaaagatcaagATATTGTAAATGCTATTACTTTAGTGAAAATATGCAAACAAAGCCTCCAAGTGATGAGGGACAATGAGTGGGATTTGTTTTTGAAAGCAATGGTTTCTTTTTGTGAAAAGCAGAATATTGATGTTCCCGACATGGATGGTGTTTTTATACGCCGAGGTCGCTCACGGCGTAACACAGAAGAAATGACAAATTTGCATCACTTTCATGTGGACTTGTTCTATGCTATCATTGATATGCAACTTCAAGAATTGAATGACCGTTTTTTTGATGTTAGTACTAAGTTACTTCTTTGTATAGCATGGTTATGCCCAAAtgattcattttttgtttttgacaaggaaaaattaattcattttgCTGAGTATTATCCTAAagatttttcaagagtaaaGCTAATGGCACTTGATGATCAGCttcaaacttatattttttatatgtattccaATAAAGAGTTTGAAGAATTACGGCGACTCGACGAACTTGGATAGAAGTTGGTtgtgatggaaaaaaaatatagtgtgcCCATTAGGTTATAAGCTTGTGACTTTGACATTAACATTTCCAGTTGCTATTGCTATAATTGAAAGGGTATTTTCTACAATGAATATCGTGAAGAATTGATTGTGTAGTAGGATTGGAAACCAATCGATGAATGATAACTTAGTTGTGTATGTTGAAAATGATgcatttaacaaaattgataatgattGGCGCCCAAGACCCTGTATACAAACTTACCAGCAGCCATGAACAGGCTACCCAATCAACACTGCAAACACCACCACATCACACCAAACCCCTTCCATCATCATTAACATATACCAAAGCACTCATAATAATATCACATCGAGCCTCTACTCATATATCAAGATCATACGCATAACCACATCACATCAAGCCCTTTCTCGTATATTAAGATCAAGGAAGACGCGCTTCCTTTCCGCCAACTCTACCAATCACATCCTCATCAtgtaatgcaacacataagaaatataatggcttttgtagcataaacgtgatggcaAATCCCTCATAAGTTAAGTGTCATGCCATGTTACGCCCACGTAGTAATTCACATATGTGAATACTCTACATGCATATGCTTACCTATCATACACAAGTCAACGTTCACAAGCCAattgtgtcatgccaatgctcatgcTCCCAACAAATACATAGCATggcccccaatgaatgcaactcATGGCCCAATATCATAATGTGATGTAACATAACAACAAGCTAAAATACAAACACCTACCTAACAACAACCATCTGGAACTTATCCCAATAAGGTGCGTCATCATTCCACGAAGAAATGTGGGGAGGAACAAGCCCTATTTGGTTGTTGaatacaaaatgcatcaagATGTTCATTAGACTCATTTTATTCTTTAAGAGGCTCGATGTTAGAAAAAACAACACATAGCCCATCAATGGCTCTCAACCATATTCCAAACATGCCACAAAAAATCGGAGCAAGGCAGACTATCAAGAACAAAAGAATTCTAGATTTTAAGTAGAGATTGACAGGGCTACTATAAGCTCAAAACACaaccaaataattcaagtaATATACCAAAATGAAGCCTATGAAGTCTAGCTTATAATGCAAAAAAAAGATCTTGAATATGATATAATCACaaagttataccctaaagagtataATATGGGCAAATTGTCGAACAAAAATGGTCAACAGATAAGGAAGCATCTATCTCATTTGTTGATCAACAGAGGCTTTTTTGCAAAAACTATTGACCGATCAAGGCAAACTGTCAATCGACAGAGACCTGGAACATGAACAATAACGAAAAAACACAATTATAGCACGATACATCCAAAATCTTGCCTAAATCTAAACCTTAACCAATAAAAGCATCATTCCTTAAGGATTATAGGGTGAAATAAACCCTATTTGAAGTTTTAAAGGAGTTTGGCAAGATCAACCAAGAAACGAGATAGATTTACAAACCATTCTACATAGACACATGTAAACCCTTATTTTACAAAACAAAGAGATTTTTCTTATGGAACATCCTCAAGATTCTTACATCCATGAGTttagaagtgaaagaaaaattagaactTGCCTTGAACAAAGGAACCGAAGAAGAACCAGTTGGAAGCTGTAACTTTCACCCCCTTGAAACTTTAATtgaaaaaagatgaagaagaagaactcaGGAGAGgtaaaagaacaagaacaagaacaagaggAAGAGGGAGGAGAATATGAAGTATGGAAGAGGAGAAGGTGAGGAATGGCCTGCTGGGCCACTTTTCAACCACCCCTGCcaacctttttttcttttatttttcttttaaactcacaaatatacatatacatacatatttaatACATCTTTATATTTACACACACTCGGCAACCCTACTTAAATTAAACCcataattttgacttttccacacatttatttttttcaatttttaatcaCATTTGCCTCTTTCTTTGACTTTGATTAATCTTTCCTTAATTTTTACATATAAGACTGCATAGAATTCTTTACAAATCATTttctaaacaaataaaatttaattcacataaaaatattacatgAGTAAGGTCATTGCAAAAATGGACTTTGGGAACATCAATCTAACAAGTCCTTGCTTCCGTTGTTATTGTCGTGCATATCATAATCGAAGAGACATACAACACTTCCACCAAATTCTTTTTAACACGGAGTGTCTGTCTCTTCAACTCAACTAATTTCTATGGCTCTACACACCAAAGATGAAGGGTTGGTCCAAAAACCCTTTAAACTAGGGCCATATATGAAACGGACCAAAGTCCACTACATTGGTCAAAATCGTATTAGATTTATGTATAAATCTACTCTAAATCAAGATGTTTAAGGATCATAACCCAAACTCATAATTTAACATAAGTGAAGTATTTACCAATTATCATTTGGATAACCCATGCAGTTCACTATCTCCGAATTTTGCACGTGGCTCAATAAAAGGTGCCATATGAGAGGGCTAGTTCAGTCAAGTGCAATCACATGTGCTAATTACAAAtacgaattaaaatttagcgatgataattataacatattttctgtaattagaatgtatttaatttttgttgtaattaaaAAGCACATATGTTGTAAtttagtattatatatatagtttgagAAGGCAATCGGGTCGAGAAAATTTGGCTGGGGTTCGACCGGCCGATTCCGCGGTGGTCTCATCTGCCTTCCTCTGTTCCTGTGACGAATTTCGCAGTTTCTGCGGCTGTGATCTGCCGCAAGGGCACCAAACCAGAAAGAAAATCAATCAGtatccagagagagagagagagagagagagagagagagagagggaatggaggaagaaggagaagggcTTAGGCTGAGCAAGAGGTTCTCGGACAAAGTGGGCGATGGAGAGGTGGATTTCAAGACGAAATCAGGCACCGCCTGGTCCCATTCCTACCTCAACCAGAAGCCATGGCACCCTCTCTCCTACCCCAACCAGCGCCGCAAGTGGATCGCCGAGCAGACCCAGGCTCAGCATCTCCGCCGCGTCGAAGAAGTTGCCCGCGAGGTCTCCGCCCCCTTTCTGTGCTCtctctttaattcaatttaCCCACTTCTCTCTATTTGCTAACCTTTTCTTTTGCACTCCAATACCATATTGCAGTTTGCCCAGGAACAGGAATTCTTCCGCCAGACAGCTCTTGCCtccaagaaagagaaagaaaaggtaaTCGTATATACCCCTTTCATAGATATGCCTAAATTTGCTTATGATTTGAGCggtgattttttttccttattgcCATATTGGGTATATGAGGGTGTCAATTGAGAATAAGACCAACAGAGGCTCTAGTGAGGAGAGTGGAAGTAGTGGAAACAAGCATTTAGCAAAAGAAGTAGAGGAAGACTTTGGAAAAATTTGGTCAGACAGACTTAggtttgaaattaattatacaGGCCTTATGGAAGATAAGGTTATACATAGAAATGAAtggaaagctagaattcatgcagTCCACCTCGTATGGTAGGGGTTATATGGGGGACAAGGTTCGGCATCAGGGGGATAAAGGTATGGTATGTTCTTGTGGATTTGGTTGGATGGGAATCCAATGGCATGGATATCTTTGGGGCAGTTTTTCTGAGCAAGTGTTTGACATGGGTGGCATGTGTGTGACTTGTGTAGATGGAGATGATGAAGGCAGTGAGCTTTATGTATGTCCGCCCACCAGGTTACAATGCAGAAAGTGCCAAGGCTGCTGAAATTTCcgaggagaggaagaaagaggaGCAGAACAATCCCCAGCATAACCCATCTGTGGAAGAGGCATCAACTTCAATGTActaatgcatgcatgcattttgAGCAGATacctttattttattctatgtTAGCGGTTTAAGTCATTGGAAATTTAGCTTCTCTTCTTGTTTCTActggagaaagaaataattatgTTCATTTTGTAGGCCATCACAAGTACTGCATGAAAAAAAGAAGCCAATACCAAAAGACGTTTTTGGTCGTGCTTTACCAACCGAGGAACgatttgaaattcttaaaaatgCTCCAAGGTAAGTCTATTAATCTTGTAAGTCTGCAAACCATAGCTGTTagatatttacaaaataattaagttcCACTAATCTTTGAAACGTTATAGGTTTTGCTGCTTATCTCTTACATTTGAATGAGTTGACAAAGTAGTAATCCCCCTTCTCCCTCATTCTATGTACCAATGAGCTTTACATGTACAGGGTCTCTACTATAGACTAACAAAATACTGAAATCTGCAAGTCCATTGCATtgttacccccccccccccccccctcctcatTTCATGTTTGTGATACCTAACACTTCTCACCAAAGTTTAGGCCTAAGATGCGTGTACCTTAAATCATAATTATTGACGAACTAAGTGCTGTGTATGATGCTAAGAAGATATATCTTGATGTTTGACAGTGATCATTTCTACCCAGTCTATTATAATACTATTTAAGCAATTAATGACCAGTAGGATAGAGATAATGCTCAATATTTAAGGCATCTTACCTATTTGCTTCTCTAGTAGAAATGAAAGGGAGTTTAATTGTTTTGTTAGTATGTACATATGCTATGAATTTTCATGCTAAAAGTTTTAGCTGAGATTAACATTAGGTCTCCTATTAACTTTTGGATTGTAGGTCCAAGAAATAGGCTAAGGATCTTGAATTGGGTCATGATAAACTTTTAATTTAGTTTCTTATGCCCTGAGTTATCTCCAATACCACTTATGATATCATGGCAGCTCACCCAACAAAATTTGTTGAAATGAACTTTTGTAATGAAAGCATGCTTCATTGGTATGAACGAAAActatatttctttatattatttttatctaatagATTAGCTGGTAATAATTTGTGATGCTTCTCTTGTTAGTTCAAGGCTACAGAAGTTTTGAGGAAATTTATTCAGATTATAATCGTACTGCATTCTGATTTTTCCCCAGGGATAGATGCTTCACAAGTCTAGGGAATTTCTACAAATATAGATTCTTCACTAGATTTGACATGATGATGCGTCAACTATTGGTTGAACTCTGTGCTTGATGTCTTTGTTTCTTTATGTTGGTCTATGATTGCTTTGCAATTTCTTCGGCAGTAGTCTCATGTGGTAATCAACAATAATGGCTATGTGCTTCTAAGTTTAATGTTGTTTTCCAGAATGGAAACAGGTGTTGTTGGAAGGGTGAAACCATTTGGAGTTGAAGTGCGCAATGTGAAATGTCTAAGATGTGGGAACTATGGCCATCAAAGTGGTGATCGTGAATGTCCATTGAAGGATGCTATCATGCCTAATGAAGAGAGTCGATTGAAAAGAGATGATCCCTTGACGGCTATGCTGGCCCATACAGATTCTAGTGAGGTAAGTTATCTTAACCAGGTGATGTAGCTCAACATCAAAACAAAGGGGCTTCCTAGAATAATTTAGCTTTATGCTTATGTTGGACTCCATATAGCTTCTCAAATGTAAGTCCTAGTAACATCCATATATtctatcttaattttaattttttgaggtATTGAGGCTCTGGAAAGTCTCACTTCCTCATTCTTTTCTGAATCCTGAGTGAGTTGATTCTAGGAGTTCATTAATCCTGGGAAAAGGTCAAGTTCAGGAATTTTTCAACGGTCATTTTCAGGAATTGGACAATCAGATTGTTCTATAtgctcttttattattttttcccctTCATTTAATGATCATAAATAGAAATCTTACCATAATAGGCCTTAGTTTGTTATTGCTGTTCTCTTAGTTTGTTATTACTGTTCTAAGCCTTTAGAAAGAGCATTTTCCCTCACAAAGGATGGTATGTGTCTCAGACATGCTCAACTATTCATTTTGCGAGTTAAAAGCAATTAAGAATTCTTTGAAACTTGCTCACATGTTCTAACTAAATGAATGAGAAGCATATGAGAAAATTGTTGGCATAGTTGGAGATGATTGACTTGATAGAAAAACAAAAGTTATAATAAATCTTTCCATGATTAGCTACCGAAGGAGCAAAAGCTGGCCGTTCATATACCCATATTTGCAAGTTGTTCCTGTTCATATGCCCACATTTCATTTGTTACAGACTTATAAGCCTGTGACTTCACATGGCATCAAGTCCCACTTTGTCATATGATATTGGACTCTTCTATGAACTCATTTTCTCTATGGATTTATAAACTGATGCTTCTTTTCAATGTGCTTGAATATATCTAACCAtgaagattatgggtttaattaatttgctttATGATGAGGCCGTGCCATCTCTGCATAAAGTCCCTTAAGGACATCCCAGTGGCTCGTGTCAATTCCATTTTCATTAGATTATGTAAACAAAGGGTGATTCTCATTAAGTTACTTGTGTGAAAAATATATCTCAATGTAAATACAAGAATGTTAGTCCTCTGCGGAAAGCCAGAGGACACCCTATTACTTTCCTTTCATATTTGCACTGCTCGGCTTATTCACATGCCTCTGCTCAGTAAGATGAAGAGGTGGCTTGGCCAAGTGAAATTAGatgaagtttttgaggagaataatgaattttcatatttcatttgCCGCTTATGTATGTATACAGACAAATGTCTGTAACTCATGTTACTGACCATTTTGTTGCTGCTGCTTTATCGAAGATGAATCTGAAAGCTAATATTTGGTATTAAGAGGAATGCTAATTGCGTTGCTTTCCCTATTTGTTTGGACCGTTTGCAA contains the following coding sequences:
- the LOC127812808 gene encoding uncharacterized protein LOC127812808: MSTVLRYVNKTRHVVERFIRIEHVSNTTALSLKAVIDKLFSKFGLSISRLHGQDYDGASNMQGQFNGLKALILKENPCAFYVHCFTYQLQLAFVAVAKKHVQVTSLFNLVSRVVSIVGASSKCCDLLREKQEAIIFEAPHNGDISSGWDLNQQSTITHFSDTRCGSHYGTLISLISIFSPIVDVLEMIVDDGSTEQKCEVDDLLDSIQSFEFAFNLHLMITILEISNELSKALQRKDQDIVNAITLVKICKQSLQVMRDNEWDLFLKAMVSFCEKQNIDVPDMDGVFIRRGRSRRNTEEMTNLHHFHVDLFYAIIDMQLQELNDRFFDVSTKLLLCIAWLCPNDSFFVFDKEKLIHFAEYYPKDFSRVKLMALDDQLQTYIFYMYSNKEFEELRRLDELG
- the LOC127813200 gene encoding uncharacterized zinc finger CCHC domain-containing protein At4g19190 is translated as MEEEGEGLRLSKRFSDKVGDGEVDFKTKSGTAWSHSYLNQKPWHPLSYPNQRRKWIAEQTQAQHLRRVEEVAREFAQEQEFFRQTALASKKEKEKMEMMKAVSFMYVRPPGYNAESAKAAEISEERKKEEQNNPQHNPSVEEASTSMPSQVLHEKKKPIPKDVFGRALPTEERFEILKNAPRMETGVVGRVKPFGVEVRNVKCLRCGNYGHQSGDRECPLKDAIMPNEESRLKRDDPLTAMLAHTDSSEPLKWELKQKPGMSPPRGGFDMDDPNQQIVAEDIFDEYGGFLGGENITELLASYSAGKQKKSKSKKKHRRQSSPTFTESKHRTEDRPSNVPETMMRSKKSKHKAKKHKHSESSSSDDDAEVEIPDRSPDDYDGRKSSQRRKHRRKKHKYSESSSSDDGELDRHRDRTRHRQSYTRASKDSDSDGRRRSKHRHSSCRGHRHRHRHRNSSDSSSE